One Drosophila ananassae strain 14024-0371.13 chromosome XR, ASM1763931v2, whole genome shotgun sequence genomic window, GGACAACGACGACGACTCCAGCGGCGACTCGGAGGAGGACGACATTTTCGTCTACAAGGACATCATGAGCGACTCCAGTGGCGATGAGGATTCTGCTTTCAATACTGACATAGAGTCGGATAGCGAGGCCGACTGGGACACCGACTCGGACTATTATTTCGGATATATTGACTCGGATTACTCGGATATGTCCACAGATTCGGACACAGATTCCGGATTCAGCTCGGACTGAGAAATATCCACTCCGAGGATTAGAGAAATAAATGTAATTGCCCATCGAGGCGGCCCCATTGATAATTTAAATAGTTTCACTGGCGAGGCTGCCAGTTTTTAGTGGGTTTTTTCTTACTTGCAATGTTTTCTTTACAAGTTTACCATTCGATGGTTCTATTTTGACAGCAAACTCATGGCAGACTTCCTGGAGCGATCTATTTTGTTTCTTCCACGGCTTGTAACTATCTTGTACTCTTCGCTTCTCACAACGCCCACTTAGCAAAGCTGTTAatgtaataatatatttttaaatattccatCTTAGCTGGCACCCAGAGAGCTAACCAACTAACCTAATCCAAAGACCTTAGTCCTAACTGGCAACAGTCCTAATAATAAGTAAtactttatttatatttctgaTTGCGTTTATTACCAGCTGTGTTTCTGGCCAGCTTGTGTCTTTGGGATCGAAAGAGCAGCACTGTTGGGATTAGCATT contains:
- the LOC6498813 gene encoding fibrinogen-binding protein — protein: MSSARGEEFLTLQRLYQWIRLPFFYKERHAVEALPTVPVKRRAPLRDHKMKLNIADRYRDEDNDDDSSGDSEEDDIFVYKDIMSDSSGDEDSAFNTDIESDSEADWDTDSDYYFGYIDSDYSDMSTDSDTDSGFSSD